Sequence from the Amaranthus tricolor cultivar Red isolate AtriRed21 chromosome 1, ASM2621246v1, whole genome shotgun sequence genome:
TTTTCCAGAATATAGAAAAACTCACATGAATCCATCCAAGAGGAAATAGTGATGCTTTGTCTTGAACATCAAATATTTCTTCCTCGTTTAACGTCTGGCACTGTAAAGAATTAATAGATTTTTTGTTAATTCACGGCATGAGCAATAGCAGTAAAGTCTACAGAGTACAACAGGAAAATGTTTAGTAAGCATTATTCATTATCTAGGACTCTCATTGATGAGATATCTGGTATGGCCAAAGCTGaatcattaaaaataatcacTCCTTGTCTTTAAGAGCTCATCAAAGTAAAAATACAATTCATAGTGCATACTTAAGTATATTGATTCAAGTTTCATACAAGGCCGATGCTGGAAAATGTTCTAGTAATATGTTCTCCTAACTGTAAGCAAATGCACACAAAAGCAAATACATGATGGAACCGACACATGCCAATGCAGATAGCATAACACACACACGCATTCACATTTCATACACTAGAAACCATTAGTACACAATATATAAGGACTTTGAAATTGAAGAAAGAATGAAGACATGGCAGAGGAACTCAAGCAAACACCCTGCAGTTCGGCTACGAATacagtttgaaacacattgaaTAAAGAGCTGATCAAGAACTTGTTAATGCAACTGACTAACATAACAAGGACAAAAAGATTAGCCAACAACTTCTCCTAGGGATCTTAAACAAGTTCTACCAATCCAAGAAACCATTCGCTTTTTATCTTCTTTGGACCCCATCCAGATGATCTCAAACAATGTAAGAGGGGGTTACAGAATATAATCCAACAAACTAGGCAAACACAAAAGGTCTATGCTCAATCAAGAAAAACAACTACTTACTGAATCCGAAGTTGACTCCTGCTTTGGGATAATTAAAGTAGTGATGTGAAACACCCGGTTTTTCTGCATCCAGAAGTTTCCAATGCACTCGAGATCagcattaaaaatatatatttcttgtaaaatgaAGAAGACATGCCAAAATCTAAAAAAGCATACCAGTGAACCTGCTAGAACTCCACATGTTTCAAGATTTTTAGTTGTATTTTGTTGTGCTAGTCTTAAGAAATCTTCCATCATTCTTACAGGCTACAACAACATGATAATCTCATCCTAAGTATTACACAGAAAAAAGGGAAGTTTTGAAAGAGAAAGAACAGCGGAAAAATATGATGTTGGAACCTACAATATGTAAGTGCTGATATGAATTAGGATTCTGTATCCCATCCTCTGAAGGTTTAGCTGGTCCAGGTCTCGGATCAGCAACTCTTGACGGGGAAATAGGACAGTATCCTGGCTGAACTTGAGCTAATACAGGGGGAGGCACTGGCTGTCTTATAATTTCCAGGGGCAAGTCATCTTCATGACATGACCAGCTACCGTCATCTAAAGATAGGACTGCTTCCATTTCTTGCCCTCTACTGTCATCCTTTTGAACTCGAGCTTCATCTTGTATACCTTGGATGAGGCTATCAATGACATAATTGGAAATAATTAGACATAAAATGTTTCAGGAAAAGGGAAAGATAACATTCTTAAAAGTTTTAACGATAAACTGAGATAAGAGAAAAACATAAATACAACGTATTAACCAATTTGCCTAGAAAGTGGCCAGAAGTACTAACCATGAATTTTCAGCTGGAGTTAAGTCAGAATAGCTTGGGTATGAAACCTGAACAAACAAAACAGAATGATGACGAAAGAAAATCATAAATACAAGTATGAaggaaaaaaaacccaaatagATGCACCTTAATTTCTGTACTAGGTCCTTGCCACTGATGACGAAATCCATTTGGACCTAAGAAAGAGTGCCTCGACAATGTTTCCTGGTTTGGAAGCGGCACTGCAAGAGATCTGTTACACAATCATTATAAATACAGGTCAACCAACAAAAAAGAACACACAATACAAAACAAAGGATCCAGTACATCTACTGACTAGATGTAAAAATACTAGACAATGTATGTAAATGACAATATATGAATTATGAACTGAATAACCATCTAATAGGAAAAGGCAAATAACAGCGGCAACAGTTGCTTGCACATGTAACGAAACCAAAACTCATTACTATACAAAACAATCAAGAAAGGGTAAACGAAATGCCAAAAATGTTCCTATTACATGAGCCAGAGTTCCatacaattaaaaaatacaaCTTTCAAAACAAGAAGAATTCAATTACGACAACACAACACTCCTGTAATTTTGTCTGAAGGTTGCTTTCttcatttgaaataaaatttcgTCTTTGACTTGGacacaaaataaataatgcTTGCATGGAGTTTCAAATGTATTTATAACAAAGTGGTTTCAACAGTAGATTAGAAAGTCAAACATATGAACAGCTCAAACTTAAGCATGAATTGAAGGAAAGTGGAAGATTTTCTGAAAAATTCTAATAGTAATGTGATGTTTATTTTGGGATGAGGCAGGGGCGGAGCCACATCGTTGTGTATGGGGTCATTTGACCCCATTTCATTCTTCCGGCTcttaaaaatatatgtataataaaaataaaactaaataagGCTATTGCATTATACCTACTTGACATAGATAGCtagaaaaagtatttaaaattgaaagtaGTAAAATGTTATAGACACAATTCTCAATCAATCAATTTTACATAGGCTATGACTTTTATTCTGTGGGAAAAAATATATTACTATTTTTCtaacataaattaaatttttggcataaattttatattctaTTTGGTCGAACAATAACAATTTGATATTTCTAAGCATTCATATATTCACCCTATTTAGTTATGACAATTCGACATATAATGACAaataattgacaaataaaatggTGTATGTCACTAATTACATAACTTTTCAGTTGCACACATTAACTCTTCTGAACCCACTTCAGATCCGCCACTAGATGAGGGAGTACCATTTATGCAGAAGAAACTTATTGTTAAACTGGGAACTTTGTTTTGCAATACGCTAAAGCAAACATGttagaacaagaacaagaattCAATTCCTGAAAGTTAAGAAAAAGACAAAACAGAAAGTATCTTACAGCTTAGAGAACTTTTTGTCAAAAGGCATGGAGGTGGAAGAAGCTTGGAAATCATAGCTCTGTTTCCATGAAGATTGAAGAGCTTTGCTAGTGGGTTGTCGCTGCATTAACAACAATACAAACATAAGAACTCAGATAAACACGGAAAAATGCTAATATTATTGATTAATGAAATCTGAAAGTATGAAATACAAGAGCAAAGACTTTGTAAGCATATGACAACAATGTTGTCCTACTTGTTGTTCAGGTACTCATAACTAGAGTGACTTATTAGTATACTTGTCAAACGGTTGTGCTGGTGGGTTTTGTTTCAGGTCGAGTCGTTTCGGTTTGGGTCGAATTGTCACAGTGCCAGAGCCTTAATCTCAACGGGTCAACGGTTATAAAATTCTTCTCATAAAATagtttcaaatatatatatcaattatatttgtttttttattaaaaaattctaatataAAAAGACCAATATACCGCTTTCAAGACTTCAACAAAGTAATTGACCCAAAAGACAAAAATTGACTAAAAATTTATAGTCACAACCAAAAATTGATGATGGGGAGATGAAAAAACTGACAAAATTGTGAAAATTGGTCAAAACGGTCTGGCTCGAGTCATGATTAggttaattcaatttttttcccGTAATTTTGGTCGGgtgatttttgggttccgggTCATAATTTCCCCTTTACGACAACATAATTTCCGGTCTGATATCGAG
This genomic interval carries:
- the LOC130820283 gene encoding AMSH-like ubiquitin thioesterase 3, with product MDRRPSAPAKPINMNTLKRKIDVDNRLSLGYYYRIADTLLKQADVYREENNIVDLYVMLIRFSSLVSETITFHRDYQTLHPRERLHYKKKLLAVLDELESLKPEFQRRVNEHNKAYSETQQNQLNGRETASYGSETSLTWPSAYAAPSFDSKQRQPTSKALQSSWKQSYDFQASSTSMPFDKKFSKLSLAVPLPNQETLSRHSFLGPNGFRHQWQGPSTEIKVSYPSYSDLTPAENSCLIQGIQDEARVQKDDSRGQEMEAVLSLDDGSWSCHEDDLPLEIIRQPVPPPVLAQVQPGYCPISPSRVADPRPGPAKPSEDGIQNPNSYQHLHIPVRMMEDFLRLAQQNTTKNLETCGVLAGSLKNRVFHITTLIIPKQESTSDSCQTLNEEEIFDVQDKASLFPLGWIHTHPTQTCFMSSVDLHTHYSYQIMLPEAIAIVMAPTDSSSPHGIFHLSDPGGVSVIRNCEQRGFHPHEEPSDGSPLYEHCSHVYMNPKLRFDVVDLR